The following nucleotide sequence is from Firmicutes bacterium ASF500.
CAGCGGGCGGCAGCCTCTCCAGAAGGACAAAACCGCCACCGAGGACTACTACCTGCTGACCCTCGCCGCCATCGCCAGGGAGCTGGCCCACCGAGGCGCGGACACCGCCGCCGCTGTCCATCTGGCGGCGGGCCTGCCCCTCACCAGCTTCGGGCGAGACAAGAAGAAGTTCCGGGCCTACCTGCTCCGGGACGGCCAGCCGGTGTCCTTCCGCTACGAGGGTATCGCCTACACCGTCACCATCGCGGAGGTGTCCCTGTTCCCCCAGGGCTACGCCGCCGTCCTCACCCAGCAGGAATTGCTGGACGAACCCTCCGTCATCGTGGCGGACATCGGGGGCTGGACGGTAGACCTGATGCGGCTGGACAACCGCGTCCCCAACGCCGCCACCTGCCGGAGCCTGGAGCTGGGCATGATCCGCTGCTTGGATGAGATCGCGGAGCAGGTGCGCCGCGCCCTGGGCCTGTCCATGACGGCGGCGCAGATCGAGAGCTGTCTCCGGGGTGAGTCCGGCAGCACAGGCGAACAGGTTAGGGAGATCATCCACCGGGAGGCCGGAGCCTATACCCGCCGCCTGCTGTCCGCCATTACCGAGAGCGGGCTGGACGCCCGCGCCATGCCCGCCATCTTCCTGGGCGGCGGGGCCGCGCTGATGAAACGCCACGTTTCGGCCACAGACGGCCTTTGCCGGCCTTTTATCCTGGATGACGTATGTCTGAACGCCAAAGGCTACGAACGCCTTGTGGGCCAGTTGTCGCGGGCCGTTGGCAATGGGTGAGAAGCGGCGGGTGAACCTCTCGCTGAACCTCTCCACGCCCCACCACCGGGAGGCGTGGGGCATCATCCGCGCTATCCCCGCTGGCCAGCGGACAGACGCTTTGTGCCGGATGATCTGCAAGGGACATAGGCGGGACAGGCTGCTGGAGGAGATCCGAGCGGTCGTCCGGGAGGAACTACGGGACGTGGAATTTATCTCAGCACAAGAAAAAACCGAGCAGCCGCAGGCCGGGGACGTGGATGAAAGCGTCCTCGGCTTTCTGCTTGCGCTGCAGAATGATGGAGGTGACGAATGATCTGATCCGTTATTTTGATATGTTCGCGGGGATCGGCGGCTTCCGGGCCGGACTGACCCGCGCGGGCGGTTTCCAGTGTGTCGGCCACTGCGAGATCGACAAGTACGCCGACGCCAGCTACCGTGCCATCCATGACATCGGAGAGGAGGAAGTATACTATCCAGACGCCAGAGAAATTGACCCCGGCGGAATGCCGGACTTCGACCTGCTTTGTGGCGGATTTCCTTGTCAATCTTGGTCAGCGGCAGGAAATCGACTTGGCTTCGCTGACCCCAGAGGAACTCTCTTCTTTGAGATTGCCCGACTGGCTGAAGCCCGAAAGCCTGCGTATCTGCTGCTTGAAAATGTTCCCCGCCTTTTACAGCATGACCAGGGACAGGCGTTTGCGACCATCCTCGCCGCGCTTCATGAGCTGGGGTATGGTCTCGAATGGAATGTGTGCAACAGCGCAGACCACGGGACTCCTCAATCGCGGAAAAGGCTGTTCCTTGTCGGATATCTTGATCCCCGATGCGCCGGCCAGGTATTTCCTCTCCCCGGAAATGACGGCAAGGCTCTTATACAGCTCATCGGAGGAGCGCAGGGATACCGGGTCTACGATATCGCAGGAGTCGCCTGCACCCAAACCGCAGGCTCAGGCGGCACCGGAGCCAAAACCGGACTGTACCTGATTCCGCCTGACGCCGCCTTTGTGGATCTGTCTGTTGGGGAACCCCGGCGGACCGATACCGCCCGGTGCCTCACCGCCCGGTACGGGCAGACCACCCTTTCCAACCACAGAGCCGAGCGATCCGGGGTGCTGCTGATCAAAGAGGGAACCAAACAGGGCTATGCGGAGGCCGCCCCCGGCGACAGCGTGGATCTGGGCTTTCCAAACAGCAGAACCAGAGCGGGCCGGGTGAGCAAGCTGGCCCATGACGCCGCCAGTGTGCAGGGCATCGTGGAACGGGGCGGGCGTATCCGCCGCCTCATGCCCAGGGAGTGTCTCCGGCTCCAAGGCTTCGCAGAAGATCAGATCGACCGCCTGCTGGCCATCACCTCGGACGCCCAGGCGTATAAACAGGCGGGCAATTCTGTCACCGTCAATGTGATTGAGGCCATAGGCCGCCGAATCCGGGCGGTGGATGAACAGCTCCGAAGGGAGGATGCGGCCGCATGAGTGAGATCGGCATCAAGGATCAATGCTTCGGTGTAGAGGTGGAGATGACGGGCATCACCCGCAGACAGGCCGCCGAAGCACTGGCCGCCTATTTTGAAACATCGCCCCAATATCTGGGGACCTATTACGACACCTGGGGCGTGACCGACCCGGAGGGCAAGGTGTGGAAGCTGATGAGCGACAGCAGCATCAAGCCAGAGAAGAAAACTGCGGGTGGGTACATATCCGCTTCCGGCATGGACAGTGGAGAGTATCGGGTAGAGATGGTTACGCCCAAGCTGACCTACGCCGAACTGCTCAAGTTCCAGGAATGTGTGCGCCGGGTACGAAAAGCCGGGGCCAAGGTCAACGGCTCCTGCGGCATCCACGTCCATGTGGACGCCGCCAACCACAACCGCCAGAGCCTGAAGAACCTGATCGGCATCATGTATTCCAAGGAAGATATTTTATTTAAGGCTTTGCAGGTGAGCGAGTCCAGAGCGGAGCGCTGGTGCAAAAAGGTGCGGGAACCCATGCTGCGGCAGGCCCGGACGCTGTCCTCGGACGAGACCACTGACCTCACCCAATTGGAACGGGTATGGTACGAAGGGGCCGTGGAAAACACCGAGCATTATAACTGGACGCGCTACCATGCTTTGAATCTGCATTCTGTCTTTTACCGCGGCACCGTTGAATGGCGGTGCTTTAACGCTACCCTCCACGCCGGAAAAATAGCTGCCTATGTGAACCTGTGCCTCGCTATCTCCGCCCAGGCCATCGCCCAGCGAAGCACCGTCATGCGCAAGACTAAAAGCGAGAACGAGCTGTTCACCTTCCGGGTCTGGCTGGTCCGCCTGGGCCTCAACGGCGAGGAATTCAAGCATACCCGTGACCATTTACTCGCCCACCTTGAGGGTGACAGGGCGTGGCGCCACGATAAGGACAGCTATGAAGTCAACAAAAAGAAAAAACGCAATCGAGAAGCAGAGAGGTGATGCAATATGAAAATCTGTATTGACGAGCACACCTATGAGGGCAGTGCTGTGGAGATCATGGAACAGCTCCGCCAGCAGACCTTCGACCCCGCGGAGTACCCGGACACCGAGAGCTACATTTTCCAGCTTAGGAGCAACTTCATCCGGGCCACCGACCTGGACTGTCCCCTGCCGGAGTCCAGTGTGGAGGGGCAGGCGCTGGCCATGTTCGCCCATCTGGCCAAGGCCGGAGCGCTGACGATCTTGGAGGAATGACAATGGAACAAACTTTGTATTTCGCCTACGGGAGCAACATCAACCTGGGGCAGATGGAGTACCGCTGCCCGGACGCCTCGGTGGTGGGGCCGGTGACTTTGGAGAACTATGAACTGCTGTTTCGCAGGGGCGGCTTCGCCACTATCGCCCCCAAGGAGGGCGAGACTGTCCAAGGTCTGCTGTGGAACCTCACGCCGGAGTGTGAGCGGTCCCTGGACCGCTACGAGGGCTATCCCCGCTTCTATGACAAGCAGATGGTGACGGTCCGGGACAGCGAGGGGCGGTCACTGTCCGTCATGGTGTACATCATGGATGAGCGGTTCCGGGAACCGATGCTGCCCACCGAGTCCTACTACAACGGTATCCTGGAGGGCTACCGGCAGAACGGCCTGCCGGTGGCCGCTTTGAAAAAAGCGTGGGAACGCGCCGTCCAGGAGGTACATCAGGAGACGGAACGGATCAACGCCAGCATTTTTGACCGCCCCAAGCCGCCGAAACGGCGGGGCAGTCATGACCGCTGAGGTCATGATGGGAGGAGAAACACTATGTCCAGTAAAAAAATCTCTTTGACCGGCGAGGTGCATATCAGCACCGGCAGCGTCTATACCACCGTGGACGCGCTGGAGGCCATGAAGGTCATTGGCGTGGCCTACGGCCTCTACAGCCACGCGGAGGAGAGCAGGGACCAATGTGTCGCGCTGGATGAGAGCGGGGACCGCCCCGCCCTTGTTGTACAGGAGGACATCAGCCACCATGGCAGTCCCCTGTGGGAGACGGTCCGTACCCTGACCGATGGCCCCCGGCAGATCCAGCGGTATCTGGCTTTCCGGGACACACTGAAGATGCTGCGGGAGATGGACCGGGAACAGGAGCGTCCGCCTGTTCCCCAAACACCGGCGCGGGACCCCAAAAAAGACAGGAACAAGTACCATGATCGGTGAAAAATATCCGTTTTTCGATGTGCCGGAGGACGATGTCTCTCCGCTGTTCACGACCAAGCTCCAGGAGGCCGCCCATGTGGGCTGCCTGCGGGGTGTGTTTGACGGCAACGGGACAACAACCGATTGGACCAGGGGAAACGATGCCCTGAAATCCCCCGCTTTTGATACGGAACTGCGGGACCTGTTTGAAGCATTGCAGCAGGATGGGCCGCTGAAGGATTTCCAGTCTATGCGGCAATTCTGCCAGGAGCATCCCCAGGCGCGGATGTCCGGCAGGCAGACCTTCTACGCTTTCCGCATCGACACCCAGCGGCATCGGTATCATTTGCGTTTTTTCCCGCAAAAGAGGAAATTCCACATCTTCTGCTATCAGGTTGACCGGATGAGGGAGGATCTGCCCAAGCCGGATTTTAACTATACCTATCGAAAGAAGATAAAAAAGAAGAAAAATCGAGGTGAACGAACATGAAAATTTTAGTAGTGGAGCCGATGAAGCCCTGCGAGGTGCGGGAGATCAGCGGTCTGGATGATATGCAGGCTATCGTGGGCGGACACATCCAAGCTGTATATCCCTTTCGGGATGAAGTGGCTCTGGTCTGCAACGAGGAGGGCAAGAATCTGGACCTGCCCTATAACCGTCCTTTGACTGATGGTCAGGGCGTCCCCTACGATATGATCTGCGGGACATTTTTTCTGGCTGGTGTTGGCCCGGAGGACTTCATCTCTCTTACGGATAATCAGATCCAGCGATACAAGGCCCTTTATGACAACGTCATGGTCGTAACAGCGGAGCGCCCTGCCGTCCAGGCAGAGATAGCGCCGGAGGCCGCCATGCTGGACTTCGCCGTAGCCTGCCAATTGACGTTCCGATTTGCTCGTGACGGGCAGGAAGCTGCTGGATCAAAAGATGCGTTCATCAGCCACATCACAGAAGTGTTTAACGAGGACACACCTCTGGCGGAGCGGACAGTCGGGGGGCTGGATTTTGATTTCCGGGATGGTTGTGCTGAAGTACATTATACGTTTGCCAGCCAGGAAAAAGACAAGGCAAGCGCCGAGGTGTTCTCGGAACAGTGTGTGCGGGATGTGCAGGACCGGCTGGAGGGATCTGGCTGCAAAGTAGAAATGATCGAGTGTTTTGCGGAGGAACTGGAACCGGACCCCGTAAGAGAGCCGGACAAGGGCCGTGGGAATCAGGAAAAAAAGAAAAAGGGACACGGTCATGACCGATAACACCGTGAGATGGGAGGGGCCATATGCCTGACTACAACCTGTCCAGCATCGCGGCGGTCTCAGCATCTGCAGAGCTGGCCCATATCCGCGCCAATCAGGAGCCGAACCAGGACAGCTACAACGCCGCGTGGCTCCACGGCTACGCCGACGCGCTGGCCCATGCAGCGGAGGCCCTGGAACCCCAGCGGGAACTCATGGAGGCCATCATCGGCTACATGGGAGAACAGTATGACAGCGCCGAGCTGTACGGCATCCTCCATGACACCCTGGAAATGTCCGATCAGGAGATCCGCTCCCTGGGCTTTGATCTGCCGCAGTGCAAGGAACCGCTCCAAGCCCATCAGGGCACAAAATCTGCAAAAAGGAAAGGAATTTACCATGAGAGATAATTACGTTCTGACCGCTGAGTCGGTCACCGAGGGCCACCCGGACAAGCTGTGCGACGCCATTGCCGACAGCGTCCTGGACGCCTGCCTGAAGAATGACCCCGCCGCCCGTGTGGCCTGCGAGGTCATGGCCACCGCGGGAAAGATCATCGTGGCCGGGGAGATCACTGCCAGCGGCCTGCCGGACATCCCTGCCATCGTCTGCCGGACTGTTCGGGAAACCGGCTATGGATCGGACTATGAGGTGGAGGTCATCACCCATGACCAGAGCTGCGATATCGCCGGCGCAGTTTCCCAGGATGTCCAGATGGGCGCCGGCGACCAGGGCATCGTGTACGGTTTCGCCTGTTCGGAGACGGCGGAACTGCTGCCACTGCCCGTAGTGCTGGCCCACCGGCTGACTCTGTTGCTCACCAATGCCCGCAAGACGGGGACCATCCAGGGCTTGGGGCCGGACGGCAAGGCCCAGGTGTCCGTGGAGTACCAGGGCGGCAAGCCCCACCGGATCGCCGTTGTGGTGGTCTCCTGCCAGCATGACGCGGACAAGGATATGGACGAGCTGCGCCGGGAGATCACGCGGCACGTCATCGTCCCCGCCCTGCGGGATCTGTACCCGGACCACAAGACGGAGGCTTTTATCAATCCCTCCGGGCGGTTCGTGCTGGGCGGCTTTGAGGCGGACACCGGCCTGACGGGCCGGAAGCTGATGGCGGACACCTACGGCGGGCTGGCCCCCCATGGCGGCGGGGCACTGTCCGGGAAGGACGGCAGCAAGGTAGACCGCAGCGGGGCCTACATAGCCCGGTACATCGCCAAGAATATCGTGGCCGCTGGGCTGGCGGAGAAATGCACCGTCAGCCTCGCCTACGCCATCGGCAGGGCCGAGCCGGTGGCGGTGGACATCGACGCCCACCAGACCGGGAAATACCCGGAGGCTGTGCTGGAGCAGGCTGTCCAGACTGTGTTTGACCTGACCCCCGCCAGGATGATCTCCGCCCTGGGGCTGGACCGTCCCATCTTCGCGCAGTTCTACAACTACGGGCACTTCACTCACCAGGACGCCCCCTGGGAACAGACGGATCAGGCCACGGCCTTAGCGGAAGCCTGCCAGATGTCGGTGGCCGGGGTATTCACCCGGTGAAAGAAAAGCACATCGCCTCAGTGAGCTTCGGGAAGGATTCCCTGGCCACCATTTTGCTGGCAAAAGCGTATGGTGAGCCGCTGGATGAGGCTGTCTACTGCGAAGTCATGTTCGACAAGGATATCTCCGGCGAGGTGCCGGAGCATCGGGACTTCATCTACGAAACCGCCATCCCAAGGCTGGAGGAGATGGGGGTCAGGATTATCGTCCTGCGTTCTGCCAAGACCTATATAGACTTGTTCACCGGGCGGGTCACCCGCGGCCCGAAAAAGGGCATGGTGCGCTCCTTCCCTCTGTGCGGGAAGTGCGCCATCCAGCGGGACTGCAAGATCCGGCCCATCCAGCGCTATCAAAAAAACCTGCCGCCCGGAACGGTCCAATACATCGGCATCGCCCAGGATGAGCAGGAACGGCTGCTGCGGCTGGAGAGCGGCAGGCAGGTGTCTCTGCTGGCAAAATACAATTTCACAGAACAGGACGCGTGGCAGCTCTGCGAGAAAGCGGGGCTGCTTTCGCCTGTCTACGCCTTCACCGACCGGGGCGGGTGTTGGTTCTGCCCCAATGCCAAGATGCCGGAGCTGCGCCATCTCTACGACCACCACCCGGACCTGTGGGCCAGAATGCTGGCTCTCCAGGCCATCCCCGGAAAAGTAACGGAAAGGTTCAACCGCACCCAGAAGTTCTCCGACATCGACGCCCTGTTCCGGCAGGAGGACGAGGATACCGCGCAGGCGGCATAGCCTGGAATTGTTGGTATCGCTTCGTTTTGGCAGCTCATATTTGTTGGGTATCGTGATAGCTTTCTCCCTCAAAAACGGGTATCGTTGGTGCCAGAGAATCCCTCAAAAAACAAATATCAAGGAGGCGCTATCATGAAGGAAGTCAACAAGCACCCCGCACCGGAAAAGCTGCTCCGGCAGGTTACAGCGGAGACCATCAATGGCCTGGAGCTGGGCGGAGAGATCGACCACCCAAGCATTATTAAACTGGAGACTGCCGTCGGCCTTATCGCAAAGGCGTGGAAACTGCCCCAGGAGACTCTGCAAAGCAGCATCGACCTGATCCAGCATCAGAAGCAGAACATCCTCAGCGGCAGCGGAGGGGGTGTTCTCCCCCCGGACGAGGACTTGGAGAGTTACGATGGCCCCATGATTGTCGAACTGCTATGGGGCCTGTTTGAAACAGCGGTTAAACTGGAGGACGCCCAGGACCGGACCGTGATCCATGAGACAGCGGTCCTGATTGCGGACAGTCTGAGCCTGGACGAGTGGATCGATGAGTGCGGCTCTGGTAACGAAAAAAATTAAACTGTATGGGAGGGGAGTTGTCCGTGCGGACAGCTCCCTTCCCTCATAGAAGGAGGTGACACAGCTGTGAGCAACACAAAATACGAGATCACGGACCTCGCCCATGAGAAGTACCCCTTCCTCCACCGCATCCGTGCCCTGCGGGACATCGGCAGTGAGGTCAAAGCCGGAGACCTGGGCGGCTTTGTGGAGTGCGAGAGCAACCTGTCCTTCGAGACGGGAGATGACGCCTGGATCTTTGACAATGCTATCGCTGCCGGAGAGGGCTGTGTAGACAAAGGCTCCACCCTGCGGGAGAGGGCCATTGTCTGTGGCTGTGCTTATGCGTCCCACGGCACGGAAATGTCCGGCGATTCCAGAGCTGAGGATGACGCTTACATCCGGGGAGCCAGACTGAGCCGGTGCGCGCGAGTCTCCGGGAACGGCATGGTCCTCCAGTCCCCGACCACTAAGGTCTCGCCCATCCTCACCGGAAGCTGCGCTGTCTATGGCAAGGTGATGGGAGATGTGATGCTGGCCGGGAGTGTGGTGGTGATCAGCGATGAGACGATCTCCAACGACTCCCTGGACACCCTGTCCATTGATGAGCGGGGGCGCACGGTCCTCCGCGCCCCCTCACGAGACGAACTGGCTCCCCACCAGCCGCAGGAAAAGAAAAAAGGACCGAAGAATAAGGGACGGGACAGATGAAGATCAGAAATCCGCAGGGATACCAGACCTGCCTCCACAGCAGGAAGCGAAAGCAAGCCCCTTGGCGGGTCACCAGCGGCTGTGATAATCGGGCGTGTCTGTTCACGGGCAGGCACTATGAGCTGCCCAATTTCACCATTTGCATGACCTGCCCATTTTATTGCAA
It contains:
- the metK_1 gene encoding S-adenosylmethionine synthase yields the protein MRDNYVLTAESVTEGHPDKLCDAIADSVLDACLKNDPAARVACEVMATAGKIIVAGEITASGLPDIPAIVCRTVRETGYGSDYEVEVITHDQSCDIAGAVSQDVQMGAGDQGIVYGFACSETAELLPLPVVLAHRLTLLLTNARKTGTIQGLGPDGKAQVSVEYQGGKPHRIAVVVVSCQHDADKDMDELRREITRHVIVPALRDLYPDHKTEAFINPSGRFVLGGFEADTGLTGRKLMADTYGGLAPHGGGALSGKDGSKVDRSGAYIARYIAKNIVAAGLAEKCTVSLAYAIGRAEPVAVDIDAHQTGKYPEAVLEQAVQTVFDLTPARMISALGLDRPIFAQFYNYGHFTHQDAPWEQTDQATALAEACQMSVAGVFTR
- the banIM gene encoding Modification methylase BanI, producing the protein MKASSAFCLRCRMMEVTNDLIRYFDMFAGIGGFRAGLTRAGGFQCVGHCEIDKYADASYRAIHDIGEEEVYYPDAREIDPGGMPDFDLLCGGFPCQSWSAAGNRLGFADPRGTLFFEIARLAEARKPAYLLLENVPRLLQHDQGQAFATILAALHELGYGLEWNVCNSADHGTPQSRKRLFLVGYLDPRCAGQVFPLPGNDGKALIQLIGGAQGYRVYDIAGVACTQTAGSGGTGAKTGLYLIPPDAAFVDLSVGEPRRTDTARCLTARYGQTTLSNHRAERSGVLLIKEGTKQGYAEAAPGDSVDLGFPNSRTRAGRVSKLAHDAASVQGIVERGGRIRRLMPRECLRLQGFAEDQIDRLLAITSDAQAYKQAGNSVTVNVIEAIGRRIRAVDEQLRREDAAA